The Leptospiraceae bacterium genome includes a region encoding these proteins:
- a CDS encoding aspartate aminotransferase family protein has protein sequence MSDLVVKTKDKLSEIKERSAKYLIGNYAPFDVAFKYGAGELLFDVNNKQYIDFLCGVAVTNLGHCDADIIDVVHKQADMLFHTSNWFYSDEASLLAEALVVNSFPGKVFFCNSGTEANEAAFKLVRKYAISRGKHNPIMLSLKNSFHGRTTASMGMTGQEKVREGYGELISGFEYVEVNNEESLEEAFERNNGNVAGIIMELVIGEGGIIPLTQSFVNLARKLTAENDALLIFDEIQTGMGRTGKLFACEHYGIIPDIMTLGKALGSGFPIGALLVSTPFADVLGPGSHGSTFGGNHLATAVAYETLRILISREIIDNVPALSEFIFSRLRLMQTKYPIIKDIRGIGLHIGVDFTIPSKSIAVECLKEGLVLNSTAETVIRLMPPLNIGIERLDEALNIFEKVIMKHIQ, from the coding sequence ATGAGTGATTTAGTGGTAAAAACAAAAGATAAACTTTCAGAAATCAAAGAAAGATCAGCAAAATACTTAATTGGAAATTATGCTCCATTCGATGTAGCCTTTAAGTATGGTGCAGGTGAGCTATTGTTTGATGTAAACAATAAACAATACATCGACTTCTTATGTGGAGTTGCCGTTACCAACTTAGGACATTGCGACGCGGACATAATCGATGTTGTCCACAAACAAGCCGATATGCTTTTTCATACTTCGAATTGGTTCTATTCGGATGAAGCATCTTTACTTGCGGAAGCGTTAGTTGTAAATAGCTTTCCTGGAAAAGTATTTTTTTGTAATTCAGGAACAGAAGCAAACGAAGCAGCGTTCAAACTTGTAAGAAAATACGCAATCTCTCGCGGTAAACATAACCCAATTATGTTGAGTTTGAAAAATAGTTTTCACGGTAGAACTACAGCTTCTATGGGAATGACAGGACAAGAAAAAGTCCGTGAGGGTTACGGAGAATTAATCTCTGGATTCGAATACGTTGAGGTTAATAACGAAGAATCTCTCGAAGAAGCATTCGAACGAAACAATGGTAACGTTGCAGGTATAATCATGGAACTTGTAATTGGAGAAGGGGGGATAATTCCTCTTACCCAAAGTTTTGTAAATTTAGCTCGAAAACTAACCGCAGAAAACGATGCACTCCTAATCTTCGATGAAATCCAAACTGGAATGGGAAGAACAGGAAAACTATTTGCTTGCGAACATTACGGAATTATCCCCGATATTATGACGCTTGGAAAGGCACTTGGTTCTGGTTTTCCAATTGGGGCATTACTTGTTTCTACTCCATTTGCAGATGTTTTAGGTCCCGGATCACATGGTTCCACTTTTGGGGGAAACCATTTAGCCACTGCCGTTGCCTATGAAACTCTTCGAATTTTAATCAGCAGAGAAATTATCGATAACGTCCCTGCTTTATCAGAATTTATATTTTCTAGATTGAGATTGATGCAAACAAAGTACCCAATCATCAAAGACATTCGAGGAATTGGTCTTCATATCGGAGTTGATTTTACAATCCCTTCCAAAAGTATTGCAGTAGAATGCCTGAAAGAGGGACTAGTTTTGAATTCGACGGCTGAAACAGTAATTCGACTAATGCCTCCGTTAAACATCGGAATCGAAAGACTCGACGAGGCACTCAACATTTTCGAAAAAGTTATAATGAAGCATATACAATAA
- a CDS encoding ACP S-malonyltransferase: MSIAKLLNDTSANGKKFFLQFGGQGSPYLKEVSKLYKEEPLLKEFFEVAFATLNKIESDVGKSDILIAEGLDLKSWIENPETAPSDDYQIRGSVSVAMIFITQAANYHLMTLKGFPVDKFTAATAGVTGHSQGIIGAALAAVAKEGKDFYTTFAEFLLFTFYLGYRAQEKYSIFEVEKSILDGNAEIGDKNPAPMVAVIGYSKDELESRVDAANKDLSLTGQDKLNISLYNTPDSMIISAKPSSLLAFRKKYKSEMDERKAKFVYLRTTAPFHCPFMEGTWEKFEVDLKTKVQFPYTVADLKLPLYSIFDGRAIGSSENLAEVLFKEIVIKPLHWDKAVGSLFTNSDIATVIDCGPSVVTAKLTGGQLTAKSLTTQVLSLSNNKDLKVIFEA; encoded by the coding sequence ATGTCTATAGCAAAATTATTAAACGATACATCAGCTAATGGAAAAAAGTTTTTTCTACAATTCGGCGGACAAGGATCCCCGTATTTAAAAGAAGTCAGTAAGCTCTACAAAGAAGAGCCTTTGTTAAAAGAATTTTTTGAAGTAGCATTTGCCACTTTAAATAAAATTGAATCCGATGTTGGTAAATCAGATATACTGATCGCAGAAGGTTTGGATTTAAAATCATGGATCGAAAACCCAGAAACAGCCCCGTCAGACGATTACCAAATTCGCGGTAGTGTTTCCGTTGCAATGATATTTATCACACAAGCGGCTAACTATCATTTGATGACATTAAAGGGTTTTCCTGTAGATAAATTTACGGCAGCTACCGCAGGAGTAACCGGACATAGCCAAGGAATTATTGGTGCCGCTCTTGCTGCTGTCGCAAAAGAAGGAAAAGATTTCTACACAACTTTTGCAGAATTTTTATTATTTACATTTTATCTTGGATACCGAGCGCAAGAGAAATATTCAATTTTTGAAGTTGAAAAATCAATTTTAGATGGAAACGCAGAAATTGGTGATAAAAATCCAGCTCCAATGGTTGCAGTAATCGGATATTCGAAAGATGAATTGGAATCACGTGTTGATGCAGCTAATAAAGATTTATCGCTTACGGGACAGGACAAACTTAATATTAGTCTTTATAATACTCCTGACTCAATGATTATTTCTGCTAAACCTTCTTCTCTATTAGCATTTCGTAAGAAATACAAATCCGAAATGGATGAAAGAAAAGCAAAATTTGTATACTTACGAACAACTGCTCCTTTCCACTGCCCATTCATGGAAGGTACATGGGAAAAATTTGAAGTTGATTTAAAAACTAAAGTTCAATTTCCATATACTGTAGCTGACTTAAAGTTACCTCTATATTCAATTTTTGATGGAAGAGCAATTGGGTCTTCAGAAAATCTTGCAGAAGTATTGTTTAAAGAAATTGTAATCAAACCATTGCACTGGGATAAAGCTGTGGGATCACTATTTACAAATTCTGATATTGCAACCGTGATTGATTGCGGACCAAGTGTAGTTACTGCAAAATTAACGGGCGGGCAACTAACGGCAAAAAGTCTAACAACTCAAGTTCTTTCTCTCTCCAACAACAAAGATCTAAAAGTAATTTTCGAAGCTTGA
- the fliD gene encoding flagellar filament capping protein FliD — protein sequence MPAYTVSGLSSGQNTNDIIRKLLELEAKPIKRWEKENDYQKMQIKAWNELRNLTLNLQIKTKALTSFTAPFSSKKVSANEEGYISGEANRNAKSAKQEIEIIKLASKQKIAGNKIKLDTALPGGQFSIISKDKRVDIDFAGGKLEDLQEKLRNFGSQIIKSSLMKVDSDNMVFSIHALQYGQEAALKFLDPNGILAQAGIVGSNVPEPPPAVSSIRLSTESPTPHQSEKFINNTKSEFAAMSGGNGGVLLKQNTAFAFPVDKFRVEKLSYLEFYPEQSTGTIPDYLGIGIYYETKDGEKFKYENIPAKSGKYTVPVAGFARDNLITKIVLGNTGDAEMTVADIKFVVPGEIQGAAINNTIAPAENAIFKIDGIEITRDSNENIKDAIDGVSFNLLKETTQPITMEISVETNKGVVMMKEFVDAYNEVVKYSKEVSTSNKDAKVDLSTAAEDNNGIDISAEYWNNKTKSGILAGDNAIIRLVAGLKTATSASYPSSAEPRYKVLSDIGISTGELGSNWKQIQEGLLKIDESTLSIALNDNPESVRELFASDNNNDNRVDDGVGVAILEHLKPYTQLTSGLVTSKIKLAESTISENSKKVKDYESHLVSFEKKLKQKYLYMEQGVGKNKAVGNYLKNNFQRRGSDD from the coding sequence ATGCCAGCATACACAGTTTCCGGATTAAGCTCTGGACAAAACACAAACGACATAATTCGCAAACTTCTGGAGTTAGAAGCAAAACCCATTAAACGTTGGGAAAAGGAAAACGATTACCAGAAAATGCAAATCAAAGCATGGAATGAATTAAGAAATTTAACCTTAAATCTTCAAATTAAAACAAAAGCATTAACTTCATTTACAGCTCCCTTTTCTTCCAAAAAGGTTTCTGCAAATGAGGAGGGATATATCAGCGGAGAAGCCAACCGAAATGCAAAATCCGCCAAACAAGAAATAGAAATTATAAAACTTGCATCAAAACAAAAAATTGCAGGAAATAAAATAAAACTAGATACAGCACTTCCGGGCGGACAATTCTCAATTATCTCCAAAGACAAACGCGTAGATATTGATTTTGCAGGCGGCAAATTAGAGGATCTACAAGAAAAACTACGAAACTTCGGTAGCCAAATTATCAAATCCAGCCTTATGAAAGTAGACTCTGACAATATGGTTTTTTCTATTCATGCATTACAATATGGACAAGAAGCTGCATTAAAATTTTTAGATCCAAATGGAATTTTAGCACAAGCTGGTATTGTCGGGTCTAACGTTCCTGAACCACCACCTGCAGTAAGCTCCATTCGACTTAGTACTGAATCACCAACTCCACATCAATCAGAGAAATTTATAAACAACACAAAATCCGAATTTGCCGCAATGTCAGGAGGCAACGGTGGAGTGTTACTAAAACAGAATACTGCATTTGCATTTCCAGTTGATAAATTTAGAGTAGAGAAACTTTCTTACTTAGAATTTTATCCAGAACAATCAACGGGAACAATTCCAGATTATTTAGGAATTGGAATATACTATGAAACAAAAGATGGAGAAAAATTCAAATACGAAAATATTCCCGCAAAATCAGGAAAATATACCGTTCCTGTAGCTGGTTTTGCAAGAGACAACCTAATCACAAAGATAGTTCTTGGAAACACGGGAGATGCGGAAATGACTGTAGCAGACATTAAATTCGTTGTTCCAGGAGAAATCCAAGGAGCGGCAATCAACAACACAATTGCTCCAGCCGAAAACGCTATTTTTAAAATTGATGGGATAGAAATTACAAGAGATTCAAATGAAAATATCAAGGATGCAATTGATGGTGTTTCGTTTAACTTATTAAAAGAAACTACTCAGCCAATTACAATGGAAATATCCGTTGAAACCAACAAAGGTGTTGTGATGATGAAGGAATTTGTGGATGCTTATAACGAAGTAGTTAAGTATTCAAAAGAAGTCAGCACTTCTAATAAAGATGCAAAAGTCGATTTAAGCACTGCTGCCGAAGACAATAACGGTATAGATATTTCTGCTGAATACTGGAACAATAAAACTAAATCTGGAATTTTAGCGGGGGATAATGCCATTATCCGCTTGGTAGCAGGTTTAAAAACTGCGACTAGTGCATCCTATCCGTCATCAGCTGAACCAAGATATAAAGTCCTTTCTGATATTGGAATTTCTACTGGCGAATTGGGAAGCAATTGGAAACAAATTCAAGAGGGACTTTTAAAAATTGATGAATCCACACTTTCCATTGCACTTAACGATAATCCAGAATCCGTTCGAGAACTATTTGCTTCTGATAATAACAACGATAACAGAGTGGACGATGGAGTTGGAGTTGCAATACTCGAACATTTAAAACCATATACCCAGCTTACTTCCGGTCTTGTGACTAGCAAAATCAAATTAGCCGAATCCACTATTTCCGAAAATAGCAAAAAAGTAAAAGATTATGAATCTCACTTAGTCAGCTTCGAAAAAAAACTAAAACAGAAATATCTATACATGGAACAAGGTGTTGGCAAAAATAAAGCTGTAGGAAATTATCTAAAAAATAACTTTCAAAGAAGAGGAAGCGATGACTAA
- the leuB gene encoding 3-isopropylmalate dehydrogenase — protein sequence MKKVAVLAGDGIGPEVMKVALSVLKKVVTKSGVEFSFTEAPVGGAALDLTGKPLPEETLKLCENSDAILFGSVGGPKWETLPPDLQPERGALLPLRKHFDLFANLRPAIIYSELRNASPIKAEIIGDGLDVLILRELTSGIYFGKPKGREGTGAEEFAYDTMRYSRREIERIARVAFEAARKRNKKVTSIDKANVLTTSVFWREVVVALHKKEFSDVELNHLYVDNAAMQLIVKPKQFDVVLCENMFGDILSDEASQITGSIGMLPSASLSESGFGLYEPSGGSAPDIAGKGIANPIAQVLSAALMLRYSFSMEKEALQIENAVREVIKLGFRTGDIAEKGAKVLGTEEIGRQIEMVIE from the coding sequence ATGAAAAAAGTAGCAGTTTTAGCAGGTGACGGAATCGGTCCAGAGGTAATGAAAGTTGCTCTCTCGGTATTAAAAAAAGTTGTAACAAAGTCAGGTGTTGAGTTTTCTTTTACAGAAGCTCCGGTAGGTGGAGCAGCGTTAGATCTAACAGGGAAACCATTACCAGAAGAGACTCTCAAACTTTGTGAAAATTCAGATGCTATTTTATTCGGCTCTGTGGGTGGACCAAAATGGGAAACACTACCGCCAGATTTACAACCAGAGCGAGGAGCATTACTTCCTCTTCGTAAACACTTTGACTTATTTGCAAATTTACGTCCTGCAATTATTTATTCCGAACTTAGAAATGCTTCGCCAATCAAAGCGGAAATTATCGGAGACGGACTCGACGTTTTAATTTTACGAGAACTCACAAGTGGAATTTATTTCGGAAAACCAAAAGGTAGAGAAGGCACAGGCGCAGAAGAATTTGCCTATGATACCATGCGTTATTCGCGACGTGAGATTGAGAGAATCGCAAGAGTTGCATTCGAAGCAGCTCGAAAAAGAAATAAAAAAGTTACAAGCATTGACAAAGCAAATGTTTTAACAACGTCCGTATTCTGGCGTGAAGTTGTGGTAGCTCTTCATAAAAAAGAATTTTCTGATGTGGAATTAAACCACCTTTATGTTGACAATGCGGCCATGCAGTTAATCGTAAAACCGAAACAGTTTGACGTTGTCCTTTGCGAAAATATGTTTGGAGATATTCTATCAGATGAGGCCTCTCAAATAACAGGCTCCATTGGAATGTTACCTTCAGCTTCTCTGTCAGAATCTGGATTTGGTTTATACGAACCATCCGGCGGCTCAGCTCCTGACATAGCAGGAAAAGGTATTGCCAATCCAATCGCGCAAGTTCTTTCCGCGGCACTCATGTTACGATATTCTTTTTCCATGGAAAAAGAAGCCTTGCAAATAGAGAATGCTGTAAGAGAAGTGATAAAATTAGGCTTTAGAACAGGTGACATCGCAGAAAAAGGCGCCAAAGTTCTTGGAACCGAAGAAATCGGCAGACAAATAGAAATGGTTATCGAATAA
- a CDS encoding AEC family transporter: MGYILRTVNRIPENSHRTINAFILHISLPAQILLFVPKISFSSEILLPAGMAWILFLFTFGILFIVNKIVNFNSKNFGCLLLTAGLGNTSFLGLPMIEVFFGKEFSSIGILCDQPGTFLVLSLLGIPLALQKSSLDSDYLLLLKKIITFPPFISFIVAILLSNISFPSQAKSVLQRLGDTLAPLALFSVGFQFKLTGISRIKKELFLGLGVKMIFAPLFILFLYMVLLNNTSMYSKISIFEAAMPPMITGGIVAIENDLNPELASAMIAIGVLVSGLTLPIWYLGLGRLF, from the coding sequence ATGGGATATATTCTGCGAACTGTAAACAGAATTCCAGAAAATTCGCATCGAACGATTAACGCTTTTATCCTACATATTTCTTTACCTGCACAGATTTTACTTTTTGTTCCAAAGATTTCTTTTTCTAGTGAAATTTTACTACCTGCAGGAATGGCTTGGATTTTATTTCTTTTTACATTTGGAATTTTATTTATCGTAAATAAAATTGTTAACTTCAACTCGAAAAATTTCGGCTGTTTGTTATTAACCGCAGGTCTTGGTAATACTTCGTTTTTGGGTCTTCCTATGATTGAAGTTTTCTTCGGAAAAGAATTTAGCTCGATTGGAATTCTATGTGATCAACCTGGAACCTTTTTAGTTCTATCTCTCTTAGGAATTCCACTCGCCTTACAAAAATCCTCTCTAGATAGTGACTACTTATTACTTTTGAAAAAAATTATCACCTTCCCGCCTTTCATTTCGTTTATAGTTGCCATTTTACTTTCCAATATTTCCTTTCCTTCCCAAGCAAAAAGCGTATTACAACGATTAGGCGATACACTTGCACCACTCGCTTTATTTAGTGTAGGATTTCAGTTTAAACTCACAGGAATTTCTAGAATAAAAAAAGAATTGTTTTTGGGACTTGGGGTAAAAATGATATTTGCCCCGCTTTTTATTTTATTTCTTTATATGGTTCTTCTAAATAATACTTCTATGTATTCTAAAATTTCTATCTTCGAAGCAGCCATGCCTCCTATGATTACAGGTGGAATTGTCGCAATTGAAAATGATCTAAATCCTGAACTTGCGTCCGCAATGATTGCAATCGGAGTTTTGGTTTCTGGATTGACTCTTCCTATTTGGTATTTAGGTCTAGGTCGTCTTTTCTAG
- a CDS encoding ATP-binding protein, translated as MEDSLFFYNPWWEEANPKFELWKRENFFENIETLLSEKRILLLTGLRRVGKTSLMKLSIQHLLEKGIKPKNIFYISMDDYMFKNSTIHEIVALYRKIQKIKSEEKVYLFFDEVTYKNDYDIQLKNLFDKENAKIVATSSSSSLLRDKKAYLTGRATIVEIQPLDFFEYLDFKNITVKKRDSALLDSYFKDYIRIGGLPENILFPERQYLMGLVDDIIQKDITAFHGLKNGDLLRDYFLLLMERSGKQVSINKIANILKISPDTSKRYLSYFEDTYLIHLVSRWGKTNEKILTPKKIYSCDLGIKFLFHGDRDMGSYFENYVYLLLRKKKKLYYLLNDEVELDFFTQDKILVEAKYDTKLNPKQEKLFKEFKANKKILIDSILKTLELKEV; from the coding sequence ATGGAAGATTCTCTCTTTTTTTACAACCCCTGGTGGGAAGAAGCTAATCCAAAATTCGAATTATGGAAGCGGGAAAATTTCTTTGAGAATATAGAGACTCTACTCTCCGAAAAAAGAATCCTGCTTTTGACTGGTCTACGAAGAGTAGGTAAGACTAGCCTTATGAAACTGAGCATTCAGCATCTTTTAGAAAAAGGAATTAAACCTAAGAATATTTTCTATATCAGCATGGATGATTATATGTTTAAGAATAGCACAATTCACGAAATAGTCGCGCTCTATCGTAAAATCCAGAAAATAAAATCTGAAGAAAAAGTTTATCTTTTTTTTGATGAGGTTACTTACAAAAACGACTACGACATTCAATTAAAAAATTTATTTGATAAAGAAAATGCTAAGATAGTGGCAACCTCTTCTTCTAGTTCCTTACTCAGAGATAAAAAAGCATATCTGACAGGTAGAGCGACTATCGTTGAAATTCAGCCTCTAGATTTTTTTGAGTATCTAGATTTTAAAAACATTACTGTAAAAAAAAGAGATTCAGCGCTTCTCGATTCTTACTTCAAAGATTATATAAGAATTGGTGGGCTACCGGAGAATATTTTATTTCCAGAAAGACAGTATCTCATGGGTCTTGTAGATGATATTATCCAGAAAGATATTACTGCTTTTCACGGATTGAAAAACGGTGATCTTCTGAGAGATTATTTTTTATTACTCATGGAGAGAAGCGGCAAACAAGTAAGCATTAATAAAATAGCCAATATTTTAAAAATATCTCCAGACACTTCGAAACGTTATCTGTCCTACTTTGAAGATACATATTTAATTCATCTAGTGAGCAGATGGGGCAAAACCAATGAAAAAATTTTGACTCCTAAAAAAATCTATTCCTGTGACTTGGGAATCAAATTTTTATTTCATGGGGATAGAGATATGGGAAGTTATTTTGAAAACTATGTGTATTTACTTCTCCGTAAAAAAAAGAAATTGTATTACCTACTTAATGATGAAGTCGAATTAGATTTTTTTACACAGGATAAAATTTTAGTAGAAGCGAAATATGATACAAAATTAAATCCAAAGCAGGAAAAACTCTTCAAAGAATTTAAAGCTAATAAAAAAATACTCATAGATTCAATTTTAAAAACTTTAGAATTGAAAGAAGTATGA
- a CDS encoding RNA-binding protein: MRISVGNLPQSLNEEALKKLFAEFGTVEELVIKRDKKTQTSLGYGHVDMPDDAGTKAIEKLNGKEIEDKKIAVVDAAQLQNDNKDKNWDKPVTNSKIHGTKFTGGGFTGGGVRKSGGGGRGK; the protein is encoded by the coding sequence ATGAGAATATCTGTAGGAAATCTTCCACAGTCTTTAAATGAAGAGGCTTTGAAAAAATTATTCGCGGAGTTTGGAACTGTTGAAGAACTAGTGATCAAACGCGATAAAAAAACCCAAACCTCTCTAGGTTATGGTCATGTTGACATGCCAGATGACGCCGGCACCAAAGCAATCGAGAAATTAAATGGAAAAGAAATCGAGGACAAAAAAATCGCAGTCGTCGATGCAGCTCAGTTGCAAAACGATAACAAAGATAAAAACTGGGATAAACCAGTCACTAACAGTAAAATTCATGGAACAAAATTTACCGGTGGTGGATTTACGGGCGGCGGAGTTCGGAAATCTGGCGGCGGCGGAAGAGGAAAATAA
- a CDS encoding HAD family hydrolase, whose amino-acid sequence MTLFLDLDNTLYDAKYTYSYTISKLDEEWIRKGKVGNFISLYEKARQATKLDLKDHSSNRSRILYFKKIFDDIDGKLNIDATLEIEDLYYKNYIHGIQNYVKANQANYKLLFNRLKEISNEHKIFILTNENLRTQLFKLSAFFPTNIPIQLLTSEEVGKEKPNSDFFKKALKLSESKPSECMMIGDNLVDDIKGALSLKIPSIHLKSIFGDRDYSKIKATRGKKYTEVTNILKALDIFNK is encoded by the coding sequence ATGACCTTATTTCTTGACTTAGACAACACCCTCTACGATGCCAAATACACTTACAGTTATACAATCTCCAAACTCGATGAAGAATGGATTCGAAAAGGAAAGGTTGGGAACTTCATTAGTCTTTACGAAAAAGCTAGGCAGGCGACTAAGTTAGATTTAAAAGATCATAGTTCCAACCGTTCACGCATTTTGTATTTCAAAAAGATTTTTGATGACATTGACGGCAAACTCAATATAGACGCTACTTTGGAAATCGAAGATTTGTATTACAAAAACTATATTCATGGAATCCAAAATTATGTAAAAGCAAATCAGGCTAATTACAAATTACTTTTCAATCGTTTGAAAGAAATTTCTAATGAACATAAAATTTTTATTCTGACAAACGAAAACCTACGCACACAACTTTTTAAACTAAGTGCATTTTTTCCTACAAATATTCCGATTCAATTACTTACCTCCGAAGAAGTCGGAAAGGAAAAACCAAACTCTGATTTTTTCAAAAAAGCATTGAAACTTTCTGAATCAAAACCATCTGAATGTATGATGATTGGAGATAATTTAGTGGACGATATCAAAGGAGCTTTGAGCCTGAAAATTCCAAGTATTCATTTAAAATCAATTTTTGGAGATAGGGATTATTCTAAAATCAAAGCAACACGTGGGAAAAAATACACTGAAGTCACAAATATTTTAAAAGCACTGGATATTTTTAATAAATAA
- a CDS encoding response regulator — MAQYQPQGIAPNGRPYSVIIAEPSKFQLKQLQQILESEGYKIIGIAETGRDLINMYKENRLVDLIFMEVSLPVMDGYAAFWEMKEQGGILPKIFFISEENSPGVIKSLLDNGAIDYMVKPIKREKVLEKTKIAIEKVNPTFK, encoded by the coding sequence ATGGCTCAGTACCAACCACAAGGAATCGCACCAAACGGAAGACCCTACAGCGTTATTATAGCTGAGCCTTCCAAATTTCAATTAAAACAACTCCAACAAATTTTGGAGTCCGAAGGTTATAAGATTATTGGAATCGCAGAAACCGGAAGAGATTTGATCAATATGTACAAAGAAAATCGGTTGGTCGATCTTATTTTTATGGAAGTAAGCCTGCCAGTTATGGATGGTTACGCGGCGTTTTGGGAAATGAAAGAACAAGGTGGAATTTTACCTAAAATCTTTTTTATCTCCGAAGAAAATTCCCCTGGTGTTATCAAAAGCCTACTTGATAACGGTGCGATTGATTACATGGTCAAACCAATTAAACGAGAAAAAGTTTTAGAGAAAACGAAAATCGCTATCGAAAAAGTAAATCCTACGTTTAAGTAA
- the tnpA gene encoding IS200/IS605 family transposase, whose amino-acid sequence MQGRTYHSLLYHLVFVTKYRSPMLTDEVYVELRRLFREKEEELDLKIFIANGIEDHVHILLSIPPKHSIASVVQHLKGYSSHEIPNLFWGTGYGVFSLDKSDLSGVFEYIKNQREHHGRQDLDAELQSLGVE is encoded by the coding sequence ATGCAGGGCAGGACATATCACAGCTTGTTGTATCATCTGGTTTTCGTCACGAAGTATCGCAGTCCTATGCTTACGGATGAGGTATATGTTGAGTTGAGACGATTGTTTCGGGAGAAAGAGGAGGAGTTAGACTTAAAGATTTTTATTGCCAATGGCATTGAGGATCATGTTCACATTTTACTTTCAATTCCCCCTAAGCATTCGATTGCTTCTGTTGTTCAGCATCTCAAGGGATATAGCTCTCATGAAATCCCAAATCTTTTTTGGGGTACGGGTTATGGTGTTTTTAGTTTAGACAAATCAGATCTTTCCGGTGTTTTTGAGTATATCAAAAACCAGAGAGAACATCACGGAAGGCAAGACTTGGATGCGGAGTTACAAAGTCTGGGGGTCGAGTAG
- a CDS encoding DUF3703 domain-containing protein, producing the protein MNFLMPIKMEDQYFIELEKYRKNKKAGNDDLAWSYLERAHVIGQYHPIPHFAIHFRMLVFGIRKGNFNEILGQIPRLAVGWIGSLFNRIPVGNTGGANIHILASMPIPEDLRELLSDADVSGKGLSGIRKKG; encoded by the coding sequence ATGAATTTTCTAATGCCAATAAAAATGGAAGATCAGTATTTTATTGAACTTGAAAAATATCGAAAAAATAAAAAAGCGGGTAACGATGATTTAGCGTGGTCTTACTTAGAGCGGGCACATGTAATAGGGCAATATCATCCTATCCCGCATTTTGCGATACACTTTAGAATGCTGGTGTTTGGAATTAGAAAGGGAAATTTTAATGAAATTCTCGGTCAAATTCCAAGACTTGCCGTTGGTTGGATCGGTTCTCTCTTTAACCGGATTCCGGTTGGAAATACGGGAGGGGCTAATATTCATATACTTGCATCTATGCCGATTCCGGAAGATTTAAGAGAACTTCTTTCTGATGCTGATGTTTCTGGCAAAGGACTTTCAGGGATTAGGAAGAAGGGATAA